Proteins from a single region of Hordeum vulgare subsp. vulgare chromosome 6H, MorexV3_pseudomolecules_assembly, whole genome shotgun sequence:
- the LOC123402886 gene encoding uncharacterized protein LOC123402886 has product MASSFRPAPSPPAGNPDCCTMDGVGVDPAGCLQSTARCRIWTGASQSARSRELRCSPSSPPTVSKPCRRVYLLHLKSSATCRIVRTRSTTSVRLLHGGILLLSGISAAGTGRGFSTRAH; this is encoded by the exons ATGGCGTCGTCGTTCAGGCCCGCCCCGTCGCCACCGGCCGGCAACCC GGACTGCTGCACCATGGATggggtcggcgttgacccagccgGCTGCCTCCAAAGCACAGCTAGGTGCCGGATCTGGACGGGAGCAAGTCAGTCAGCCCGTTCCCGCGAACTTCGCTGCAGCCCCAGCTCGCCTCCAACCGTCAGCAAGCCTTGCCGTCGCGTATATCTGCTGCATCTGAAG agttccgcaacgtgccggattgtgaggacccgttcgactacatcggttcgtctgcttcacggaggcattcttcttctaagcgggatctcag ctgcaggtacaggtagaggtttctcgacgcgagcgcattga